The Nocardioides marmorisolisilvae genomic interval GTGATCCGGCTGAGCCTGGCCGAGGTCGCCGACATCGTGGGCGGCACGATCCACGATGCCGACGGCGGTGTCGAGGTGCGGGGTGCGGCGTTCCTCGACAGCCGGTCGCCGGTCCCGTCAGGGCTCTTCGCCGCCTTCTCCGGTGAGCGGGTCGACGGACACGAGTACGCCGCCGACGCCGTACGTGGCGGGGCTGCCGCGGTGCTGGGCTCGCGCCCCACCGGCGTACCCACCGTCGTCGTCACGGACGTGCGGTCCGCCCTGCAGGAGCTTGCTCGGGAGGTGCTGAGCCGGCTGCGCAGCAACGGTGCCGGCCCGCAGGTCGTCGCGATCACCGGCTCGCAGGGCAAGACGTCGGCGAAGGACCTGCTCGCGAGGGTGCTCGCCGACGCGGCCCCCACGGTCGCCACCCAGGGATCGTTCAACAACGAGCTCGGGATGCCCCTGACCGTGCTGCGCGCGGATCGTGCGACCCATTACCTGGTGCTGGAGATGGGTGCCCGGGGGATCGGCCACCTCGCCGAGCTGTGCCGGATCGCTCCTCCCGACATCTCGGTGGTGCTCAACGTCGGTCAAGCCCACCTCGGGGAGTTCGGCAGCCGCGAGAACATCGCGCTGGCAAAGGGCGAGCTCGTTGAGGCGCTCGACGCCCACGGCACGGCCGTCCTCAACGCAGACGACCCCCTGGTCGCGCCGATGGCGTCCCGCACCGACGCAACGACGATGACCTTCGGCACGGCGGCCGGGGCCGACCTGCGGATCACCGGACTCGACCTCGACGAGCTCGGCCGGGCCTCCTTCGAGCTGGTCGCCTCAGCGGCGAGCGCCCCGGTCCGGCTGCGCCTGCTCGGCCTCCACCAGGCGTTCAACGCGGCCGCGGCAGCAGCCGCCGCGCTCGCCGTCGGCCTTGAGCTGACTGACGTCGCCGGGAGCCTGTCCCGGGTCACCGCACTGTCGAAGTGGCGGATGGAGATGCACGAACGTGCCGACGGGCTCGTCGTGGTCAACGACGCCTACAACGCCAACCCGGACTCGATGCGTGCCGCGTTGGAGACGCTCGCGGAGCTCGGTCGGCGCTCCGGACGGCGTACGGTCGCGGTGCTGGGCGAGATGCTCGAGCTCGGTGAGGAGAGCGGGGCTGCGCACGCGGACATCGGCCGGCTGGTCGACGAGCTCGACATCGACGAGGTCGTCGCGGTCGGCGCCGGAGCGGCATCGATCCGCGGCGCCACGACGCGCCAGGTCGAGTCGGTGGAGCAGGCGATCGCCTGGCTGCGCCACAATGTGCAGCGCACGGATGTCGTGCTGGTGAAGGCTTCGCGGGGCGCCCGCCTCGAGCGGGTGGCCGACTCACTGCTGGAGATCGACGGCCCGGACCGGGAAGAAGGGGAGGTGGGAACACCGTGAAGGCCATCCTTCTCGCCGGGACCCTCGCTCTGGTCCTGACCCTGGTCGGGACCCGTTACGCGATCCGGTTCTTCGCGGCCAAGGGCTACGGCCAGCTCATCCGCGACGACGGTCCGACCACGCACCACGTCAAGCGCGGCACCCCGACCATGGGCGGCCTGGTGATCGTCCTGTCCGCGGTGCTGAGCTACTTCCTCGCGGAGCTGATCACCCA includes:
- a CDS encoding UDP-N-acetylmuramoyl-tripeptide--D-alanyl-D-alanine ligase — protein: MIRLSLAEVADIVGGTIHDADGGVEVRGAAFLDSRSPVPSGLFAAFSGERVDGHEYAADAVRGGAAAVLGSRPTGVPTVVVTDVRSALQELAREVLSRLRSNGAGPQVVAITGSQGKTSAKDLLARVLADAAPTVATQGSFNNELGMPLTVLRADRATHYLVLEMGARGIGHLAELCRIAPPDISVVLNVGQAHLGEFGSRENIALAKGELVEALDAHGTAVLNADDPLVAPMASRTDATTMTFGTAAGADLRITGLDLDELGRASFELVASAASAPVRLRLLGLHQAFNAAAAAAAALAVGLELTDVAGSLSRVTALSKWRMEMHERADGLVVVNDAYNANPDSMRAALETLAELGRRSGRRTVAVLGEMLELGEESGAAHADIGRLVDELDIDEVVAVGAGAASIRGATTRQVESVEQAIAWLRHNVQRTDVVLVKASRGARLERVADSLLEIDGPDREEGEVGTP